One stretch of Cohnella algarum DNA includes these proteins:
- a CDS encoding TrkH family potassium uptake protein, whose translation MKAAFKWLTASPPRLLVLGFACIIFIGSQLLRLPAASATGEATPWLDALFTATSATCVTGLVVVDTGTHYSVFGQLVILVLIQVGGLGFMTMATLFAIFLKRRISLKERLILQEALNQTSIEGIVRLVRRVVVYALSIEAAGAVLFTARFMFDVSPGRAAYLGVFHAISFFNNAGFDIMGDYRSLTMYAGDPLVNIVSMLLIVSGGLGFVVLSDLADFKKTRRLTLHSKVVLSMSGFLILFGAFVIFIFEYSNPDTMGPLTFGEKILAAFLQSVSPRTAGVNSLDIASLRQATQFFIILYMFIGASPGSTGGGIKTTTFAALLGAVWAMIRGKQDVAMFRYRLAQERVYKALTITLISLAIVLIGTMILSTTQDRHFLMILFEATSAFGTVGLSMGLTLELTDAGKIMIVLLMFIGRLGPLTMGYALGPRKGRELYRHAEGKIMIG comes from the coding sequence ATGAAAGCGGCCTTCAAGTGGTTGACGGCATCGCCGCCGCGGCTGCTGGTGCTCGGATTCGCGTGCATCATCTTCATCGGCTCGCAGCTGCTGCGGCTGCCCGCCGCGTCCGCGACGGGGGAGGCGACGCCCTGGCTCGACGCGCTGTTCACGGCGACTTCGGCTACCTGCGTGACGGGGCTCGTCGTCGTCGATACGGGCACGCACTATTCCGTATTCGGCCAGCTGGTTATTCTGGTTCTCATTCAGGTCGGCGGGCTCGGCTTCATGACGATGGCTACGCTGTTCGCCATTTTTCTGAAGCGGCGCATCTCGCTCAAGGAGCGGCTCATCCTGCAGGAAGCGCTCAACCAGACGAGCATCGAAGGCATCGTGCGGCTCGTTCGCCGCGTCGTCGTCTACGCGTTGTCGATCGAGGCCGCCGGAGCGGTGCTGTTCACCGCGAGATTCATGTTCGACGTCAGCCCGGGCCGCGCGGCGTATCTCGGCGTTTTTCATGCGATTTCCTTCTTCAACAACGCCGGCTTCGATATTATGGGCGATTACCGGAGCCTGACGATGTACGCGGGGGATCCGCTCGTCAACATCGTTTCGATGCTGCTCATCGTCTCGGGCGGGCTCGGCTTCGTCGTGCTGTCGGATTTGGCGGATTTCAAAAAAACGAGGCGTCTGACGCTGCATTCCAAAGTCGTGCTCAGCATGTCCGGGTTTCTGATTTTGTTCGGCGCGTTCGTCATCTTCATTTTCGAATACTCCAATCCGGACACGATGGGCCCGCTGACGTTCGGCGAGAAAATATTGGCCGCGTTCCTGCAGTCGGTTTCGCCTCGCACGGCGGGCGTCAACTCGCTCGATATCGCTTCGCTCCGCCAGGCGACCCAATTTTTCATCATCCTGTATATGTTTATCGGGGCGTCGCCGGGCTCGACGGGCGGGGGGATCAAGACGACGACGTTCGCCGCGCTGCTCGGCGCCGTGTGGGCGATGATCCGGGGCAAGCAGGACGTGGCGATGTTCCGGTACCGCCTCGCCCAGGAGCGGGTATATAAAGCGCTCACCATTACGCTTATATCGCTCGCCATCGTCCTGATCGGAACGATGATTCTTTCGACGACGCAGGACCGCCATTTTTTGATGATTTTATTCGAGGCGACGTCCGCGTTCGGCACGGTCGGCCTGTCGATGGGCTTGACGCTCGAGCTGACGGACGCGGGGAAAATCATGATTGTTTTGCTGATGTTTATCGGCAGATTGGGCCCGTTGACGATGGGCTATGCGCTCGGACCGAGAAAGGGCCGCGAGCTGTACCGCCACGCCGAAGGCAAAATTATGATCGGGTAG
- a CDS encoding potassium channel family protein, protein MKLNQFVIIGLGRFGSSLGRELIELGFEVLGVDRDEEKVQEMSGVLTHAVVADATEEEVLRSIGARNFDCGVVAIGDDIQASILATILLKELGVKKVVAKAVNELHGRVLERLGVDRIIYPERDMGIRVAHQLVSPNLLDYIELSKTYTIAELNVPDCLTGKSLSEVNPRGRFGCSVVAINKPKGIIIAPTAEDLLEKKDVMVVIGTNEQIEQFQESIEK, encoded by the coding sequence ATGAAGCTGAATCAATTTGTCATTATCGGACTGGGACGTTTCGGGTCGAGCTTGGGCCGCGAGCTGATCGAGCTCGGCTTCGAGGTGCTCGGCGTGGACCGCGACGAGGAAAAGGTGCAGGAGATGAGCGGCGTCCTGACGCATGCGGTCGTTGCGGACGCAACGGAGGAGGAAGTTCTCCGTTCCATCGGCGCCCGCAATTTCGATTGCGGAGTCGTCGCGATCGGGGACGACATCCAGGCGAGCATTCTCGCGACGATTTTGCTAAAGGAGCTCGGCGTCAAAAAAGTCGTCGCCAAGGCGGTGAACGAGCTTCACGGCCGGGTGTTGGAGCGGCTTGGCGTCGACCGGATCATCTACCCCGAACGGGATATGGGCATTCGCGTGGCGCACCAGCTCGTCTCGCCGAATCTGCTCGATTACATCGAGCTTTCGAAGACGTACACGATCGCGGAATTGAACGTGCCGGACTGCCTGACGGGCAAATCGCTCTCCGAGGTCAATCCCCGCGGGCGCTTCGGCTGCAGCGTCGTGGCCATCAACAAGCCGAAAGGCATCATTATCGCCCCGACGGCCGAAGATTTGCTGGAGAAAAAAGACGTCATGGTCGTCATCGGGACGAACGAGCAAATCGAGCAATTTCAGGAATCGATCGAGAAATAG
- a CDS encoding polysaccharide deacetylase family protein: MLISGWGRRALLLGCAVLLLFAEGEGAAAGTNAEAGRLVGSGTNAETERLVRANESRPKLNWADMQRRYRGAFILSAPGRPRQVALTFDDVPDPRFTPQVLDILKEKRVHATFFVVGMKAAKHPGLVKRIHAEGHAIGNHSFSHPDFSRLSTRKMVSEIERTGAIIRKQIGFVPKLIRPPYGEITEPQLKWAISQGYTVVNWNVDSLDWRQLQAPEIIRNVTEAVRPGSIILLHAGGGVGQDLSGTVEALPPLIDWLRAKGYEPVALTEMLAVPESGPRIRAASWQLPFAYGAG; the protein is encoded by the coding sequence ATGCTTATATCGGGATGGGGACGGCGCGCGCTGTTGCTGGGCTGCGCCGTTCTTTTGCTGTTCGCCGAAGGAGAAGGGGCGGCTGCGGGAACGAACGCGGAAGCGGGGCGTCTCGTTGGATCGGGAACGAACGCGGAAACGGAGCGTCTCGTTCGCGCGAACGAAAGCCGGCCGAAGCTAAATTGGGCCGATATGCAGCGAAGGTACAGAGGCGCGTTTATTTTATCCGCTCCGGGCCGCCCCCGTCAGGTGGCGCTGACGTTCGACGACGTGCCGGATCCGAGGTTTACGCCGCAGGTGCTGGATATTTTAAAGGAAAAAAGGGTGCATGCGACGTTTTTCGTCGTGGGGATGAAAGCGGCCAAGCATCCGGGATTGGTCAAGCGAATTCACGCCGAAGGGCATGCGATCGGCAACCATTCGTTCAGCCATCCGGATTTCTCGCGATTGTCCACGCGGAAAATGGTTTCCGAAATCGAACGGACGGGTGCGATTATCCGCAAGCAAATCGGGTTCGTCCCGAAGCTGATCCGTCCGCCGTACGGAGAGATTACGGAGCCGCAGTTGAAGTGGGCGATCTCGCAGGGCTATACCGTCGTCAATTGGAACGTTGACTCTCTCGATTGGCGTCAGCTTCAAGCGCCCGAAATTATCCGGAATGTGACCGAGGCGGTGCGGCCGGGTTCGATTATTTTGCTGCACGCGGGCGGAGGCGTCGGACAGGATTTGTCCGGCACGGTCGAGGCGCTGCCCCCGCTGATCGATTGGCTTCGCGCCAAAGGATACGAGCCGGTCGCGCTCACGGAAATGCTGGCCGTGCCGGAAAGCGGACCGCGAATCAGAGCGGCTTCGTGGCAGCTTCCATTTGCCTACGGTGCGGGGTAA
- a CDS encoding LysR family transcriptional regulator, whose amino-acid sequence MLEDMKLFATVVEHSSLNRAAERLNLTQPALSRRIARLERELEVDLFRRIGKRLELTPAGQLTYEFALELRRFHGEYLQRLNAFKTEEAPVTTIGASLTSLQTTLPEIVKAITEKHPNLEIKAITGKSHEIATLVKERKVDFGIVASAVDDDPAVTSVPLFDDSLMLVLPRTHFILEKTQLEMKDLNGLPMILFAPGTWYRTLTDELFRRHGIKPDVRMEIDSFEAIVRLLAACRAGTLLPTSYLRPQLLEDNDLYVVRLKELEVTKRTTSLIYGDLGWLVPSTRYLIEETIAYFSRNSFKSSEHLTP is encoded by the coding sequence ATGCTGGAAGATATGAAGCTGTTCGCCACCGTCGTGGAGCATTCAAGCCTAAACCGGGCCGCCGAACGGCTCAATTTGACGCAGCCCGCGCTTTCCCGCCGCATCGCCCGGCTGGAGCGGGAGCTGGAGGTCGATCTGTTCCGGCGGATCGGCAAAAGGCTCGAGCTGACGCCGGCCGGCCAGCTCACGTACGAATTCGCGCTGGAGCTGCGCCGCTTCCACGGCGAATACCTTCAGCGCTTGAACGCTTTCAAAACGGAGGAAGCGCCGGTGACGACGATCGGCGCGAGCCTGACGTCGCTGCAAACGACGCTTCCGGAAATCGTCAAGGCGATCACCGAAAAGCATCCGAACCTGGAAATCAAGGCGATCACGGGAAAATCGCATGAAATCGCCACGCTCGTCAAAGAACGGAAAGTCGACTTCGGCATCGTCGCCTCGGCCGTCGACGACGACCCGGCCGTCACGAGCGTCCCCCTGTTCGACGACAGCCTCATGCTCGTGCTGCCGCGCACGCATTTTATATTGGAAAAAACCCAGCTCGAAATGAAGGATTTGAACGGCCTGCCGATGATTTTATTCGCCCCCGGAACCTGGTACCGCACGCTTACCGACGAGTTGTTCCGGCGCCATGGGATCAAACCGGACGTCCGCATGGAAATCGATTCGTTCGAAGCGATCGTCCGCCTGCTCGCCGCTTGCCGCGCTGGCACGCTGCTGCCGACGTCCTATCTGCGCCCGCAGCTTCTGGAAGACAACGACTTGTACGTCGTCCGGCTCAAGGAGCTGGAGGTGACCAAGCGCACGACGTCGCTCATCTACGGAGACTTGGGCTGGCTCGTCCCGTCCACGCGGTATCTCATCGAAGAGACGATCGCCTATTTTTCCCGGAACAGCTTCAAATCGAGCGAGCATTTGACGCCTTGA
- a CDS encoding succinate dehydrogenase cytochrome b558 subunit yields the protein MSGNSYYPRKLHSLLGVIPLGLFFIEHALTNYSAFEGGPEGFKDAVNLLNSLPLVFFLELFFIWLPIAFHGVYGLYLAFTSDLNVNRYSYGRNWAFALQRITGVITFIFVIWHVWTTRVQIALGNTTHEELGNHMHGIVSNPVYFTFFIIGVLAASFHFANGLWAFLVSWGITVGPRAQRVSSNICMGIFVIVTALFLLSLFAFRGEEFAAAASALGSVTIS from the coding sequence ATGAGTGGAAATTCGTATTACCCCCGCAAGCTTCATTCGCTGCTCGGAGTCATTCCGCTCGGGCTGTTTTTCATCGAACACGCCCTGACGAACTACTCCGCGTTTGAAGGCGGCCCGGAAGGCTTCAAGGATGCGGTAAATCTGCTGAACAGCCTTCCGCTCGTATTTTTCCTGGAGCTGTTCTTCATCTGGCTTCCGATCGCATTCCACGGCGTTTACGGGCTGTATCTGGCGTTCACCTCCGACCTGAACGTGAACCGTTACAGCTACGGCCGGAACTGGGCGTTCGCGCTGCAGCGGATTACAGGGGTGATCACCTTCATCTTCGTGATTTGGCACGTGTGGACGACTCGCGTTCAAATCGCGCTCGGCAACACGACTCATGAAGAGCTGGGCAACCATATGCACGGCATCGTCAGCAATCCGGTTTATTTTACGTTCTTTATTATCGGCGTTCTGGCCGCCTCGTTCCACTTCGCGAACGGCCTGTGGGCGTTTCTGGTCAGCTGGGGCATTACGGTCGGACCGCGCGCCCAACGCGTCTCCTCGAACATCTGCATGGGCATTTTCGTGATCGTAACCGCCTTGTTCCTGCTGTCGCTGTTCGCGTTCCGCGGAGAAGAGTTCGCGGCGGCCGCTTCGGCGCTCGGTTCGGTAACGATCAGTTAA
- the sdhA gene encoding succinate dehydrogenase flavoprotein subunit, which yields MANQKVIVVGGGLAGLMATVKAAEAGMRVDLFSLVPVKRSHSVCAQGGINGAVNTKGEGDSPWEHFDDTVYGGDFLANQPQVKAMCEAAPGIIHLMDRMGVMFSRTPEGLLDFRRFGGTQYHRTAFAGATTGQQLLYALDEQVRRWEAAGLVQKFEHCEFTGAVVDEEGICRGIVTQDLRSMEVKTFRADAVILATGGPGIIFGKTTNSVINTGTAASAVYQQGVYYANGEFIQIHPTAIPGDDKNRLMSESARGEGGRIWTYKDGKPWYFLEEKYPAYGNLVPRDIATREIFDVCVNQKLGIDGENKVYLDLSHKDPKELDVKLGGIIEIYEKFTGDDPRKIPMKIFPAVHYSMGGLWVDYNQMTNIPGLFACGECDYQYHGANRLGANSLLSAIYGGMVTGPKAIEYIKGLKKSAEDVSESVFERERAKAAAQYESILKLDGNENAYVMHKELGEWMTNNMTVVRFNKKLEETVGKIKELKERYNKININDTARWNNAGASFTRQLWNMLELAEAMTVGALLRNESRGAHYKPEFPERDDENFLKTTKAKWTHEGPEISYEDVDVSLIKPRKRDYSTNKKKEG from the coding sequence ATGGCAAATCAAAAAGTGATCGTCGTCGGCGGCGGCCTGGCAGGTTTGATGGCTACCGTCAAAGCTGCGGAAGCGGGCATGCGGGTCGACCTGTTCTCGCTCGTGCCGGTCAAGCGGTCGCACTCGGTGTGCGCGCAAGGCGGCATCAACGGCGCGGTAAATACGAAGGGCGAAGGCGACTCCCCATGGGAGCACTTTGACGATACGGTGTACGGCGGAGACTTCCTCGCGAATCAGCCGCAAGTCAAGGCGATGTGCGAAGCGGCTCCGGGCATCATCCATCTGATGGACCGGATGGGCGTCATGTTCAGCCGGACGCCGGAAGGCCTGCTCGACTTCCGCCGGTTCGGCGGCACGCAATATCACCGTACCGCGTTCGCGGGCGCCACGACGGGACAGCAGCTGCTGTACGCGCTGGACGAGCAGGTTCGCCGCTGGGAGGCCGCGGGGCTCGTGCAGAAGTTCGAGCACTGTGAATTTACCGGCGCGGTCGTCGACGAGGAAGGCATTTGCCGCGGCATCGTGACGCAGGACCTGCGTTCGATGGAAGTGAAAACGTTCCGCGCGGACGCGGTCATTCTGGCGACGGGCGGCCCCGGCATCATTTTCGGCAAAACGACGAACTCCGTCATCAACACCGGCACGGCGGCAAGCGCCGTGTACCAGCAAGGCGTCTATTACGCGAACGGCGAATTCATCCAAATTCACCCGACCGCGATTCCGGGCGACGACAAAAACCGTCTCATGAGCGAATCGGCCCGCGGCGAAGGCGGACGCATCTGGACGTACAAGGACGGCAAGCCGTGGTACTTCCTCGAAGAGAAATATCCGGCTTACGGCAACCTCGTGCCCCGCGACATCGCGACTCGCGAAATTTTTGACGTCTGCGTCAACCAGAAGCTCGGCATCGACGGCGAGAACAAGGTTTATCTCGACCTTTCCCACAAGGATCCGAAGGAGCTGGACGTCAAGCTCGGCGGCATTATCGAGATCTACGAGAAGTTCACCGGCGACGACCCGCGGAAAATTCCGATGAAGATTTTCCCGGCGGTTCACTATTCGATGGGCGGCCTGTGGGTCGATTACAACCAGATGACGAACATTCCGGGGCTTTTCGCTTGCGGCGAATGCGATTATCAATACCACGGAGCCAACCGTCTGGGCGCAAACTCGCTCCTTTCGGCGATCTACGGCGGCATGGTGACCGGACCGAAGGCGATCGAATACATCAAAGGCCTGAAAAAATCGGCCGAGGACGTGTCCGAGAGCGTATTCGAACGCGAGCGCGCGAAAGCGGCCGCCCAATACGAATCGATCCTGAAATTGGACGGCAACGAGAACGCCTACGTCATGCACAAAGAGCTTGGCGAATGGATGACGAACAACATGACCGTCGTCCGTTTCAACAAGAAACTCGAAGAGACGGTCGGCAAAATCAAGGAATTGAAAGAGCGCTACAACAAAATCAACATTAACGATACGGCGCGGTGGAACAACGCGGGCGCTTCGTTTACCCGCCAGCTGTGGAACATGCTGGAGCTTGCCGAAGCCATGACGGTCGGCGCCCTTCTGCGGAACGAAAGCCGCGGCGCGCACTATAAGCCGGAATTCCCGGAACGCGACGACGAAAACTTCCTGAAGACGACGAAGGCGAAATGGACGCACGAAGGTCCGGAAATTTCGTACGAGGACGTGGATGTTTCGCTCATCAAGCCCCGGAAGCGCGACTATTCCACCAACAAGAAGAAGGAGGGATAA
- the sdhB gene encoding succinate dehydrogenase iron-sulfur subunit produces the protein MAETATAKRTVKFIITRRDNPDSAPYTEEFDIPYRSNMNVISALMEIQRNPVKADGSKTKPVCWESNCLEEVCGACSMVINGKPRQACSALIDQLEQPIRLEPMTTFPVVRDLVINRERMFNALKRVKAWIPIDGTYDLGPGPRMAESKRQWAYELSKCMTCGVCLEACPNVNDRSSFIGPAPISQVRLFNAHPTGEMNAHERLEALMEDGGIEGCGNSQNCVRSCPKGIPLTTSIAAINRDTTKHMFKRWLTI, from the coding sequence ATGGCCGAAACGGCAACCGCCAAACGCACAGTCAAATTCATTATCACCCGTCGGGACAATCCGGACTCGGCTCCTTACACGGAAGAGTTCGATATCCCGTACCGTTCGAACATGAACGTCATCAGCGCGCTGATGGAAATTCAGCGGAATCCGGTCAAGGCGGACGGCTCGAAAACGAAGCCGGTCTGCTGGGAGTCGAACTGTCTGGAAGAAGTGTGCGGCGCCTGCTCGATGGTGATCAACGGCAAGCCGCGCCAGGCTTGCTCCGCGCTGATCGATCAGCTCGAGCAGCCGATCCGCCTCGAACCGATGACGACGTTCCCGGTCGTCCGCGACCTGGTCATCAACCGTGAGCGCATGTTCAACGCTCTCAAGCGCGTCAAGGCGTGGATTCCGATCGACGGCACTTACGACCTCGGCCCGGGCCCGCGGATGGCGGAATCGAAGCGCCAATGGGCGTACGAACTGTCCAAATGCATGACGTGCGGCGTCTGCCTCGAGGCGTGCCCGAACGTCAACGATCGCTCCAGCTTTATCGGACCGGCCCCGATTTCGCAGGTCCGTCTGTTCAACGCTCACCCGACGGGCGAAATGAACGCCCACGAACGTCTGGAAGCGCTGATGGAGGACGGAGGCATCGAAGGCTGCGGCAACTCGCAAAACTGCGTGCGCTCCTGCCCGAAGGGCATTCCGCTGACGACTTCGATCGCGGCCATTAACCGCGACACGACGAAGCATATGTTCAAGCGCTGGCTGACCATTTAA
- a CDS encoding thymidine kinase: protein MAQLYFKYGTMNSGKSIEIIKVAHNYEEQGKPVLLFSPSIDTRSGHNRIGSRAGLTREAIPVEDDTDLFESVKSFLPREGRKRIYCVLVDEAQFLNKKQVLDLARIVDELDIPVMAFGLKNDFQNNLFEGSYYLLAYADKIEEIKTICWYCDRKATMVIRYKDGQPVNEGDQIQIGGNEDYKPVCRRCYNGAFEGPK from the coding sequence ATGGCGCAGCTGTACTTTAAATACGGAACGATGAACAGCGGCAAATCGATCGAAATCATTAAGGTCGCGCACAACTACGAGGAGCAAGGCAAGCCGGTATTGCTGTTCTCTCCTTCGATCGATACCCGGAGCGGGCACAACCGCATCGGTTCCCGCGCGGGTTTGACGCGCGAAGCGATCCCGGTCGAGGACGACACCGATTTATTCGAAAGCGTGAAGTCGTTCTTGCCCAGGGAAGGCCGAAAACGCATCTACTGCGTGCTCGTGGACGAAGCCCAATTTTTGAACAAAAAGCAGGTGCTGGACCTCGCGAGAATCGTGGACGAGCTCGACATTCCGGTCATGGCGTTCGGCCTGAAAAACGATTTTCAAAACAACCTGTTCGAAGGAAGCTATTATTTGCTTGCCTACGCGGACAAAATCGAAGAGATCAAAACGATCTGCTGGTACTGCGACCGCAAGGCGACGATGGTCATCCGGTATAAAGACGGACAGCCCGTCAACGAGGGGGACCAAATTCAAATCGGGGGAAACGAGGATTACAAGCCGGTTTGCAGGCGATGCTACAACGGGGCGTTCGAGGGTCCGAAGTGA
- a CDS encoding ISLre2-like element ISTco1 family transposase, producing the protein MSHFTTTMPTMKEIEQWIFRKMQEEFARAMKQVLEALDQQILEQRDRERYRVKDERETSVNTVFGNVRFKRRLYCDRRSGKHVYLLDQLLQFEGRGKVSPHLEETAIAFASQGPSYRDSAKRLEQLLGYNVLSHQAIREKLMERAQQPMPAVKRRAARVLFVEVDGLYTKLQRSKKRGMENAIAVVHEGWEKNGKRVQLKNKQHYLHTSGGDFWEGFGDFLVERYEIDENTWLVVNGDGAAWIGECTSYFHQCLYMLDRFHVARDLKRFVGHLPQVWETVRRSLAKQDAAALMAVLEGVSEQEIAEENRKDWKPYKRFLKRHEKHLDDYRKTLQAKGIDTSGMRPMGSAESQMRIFAKRTKRGGYSWSERGVRAMLRTMMRIQEAGTVVRTVEGQASKQATPQQSINMRQLLKNVTQPVKGCIAGMIRMLQGPKQSSTTGMALKALRG; encoded by the coding sequence GTGAGCCACTTTACCACAACAATGCCGACGATGAAAGAGATTGAGCAATGGATTTTCCGGAAAATGCAGGAGGAATTCGCTCGTGCGATGAAGCAGGTACTGGAGGCGCTGGATCAGCAGATCCTGGAGCAACGGGACCGAGAGCGTTATCGAGTAAAGGACGAGCGTGAAACAAGCGTCAACACAGTGTTCGGGAATGTGCGCTTTAAGCGGAGATTGTACTGTGACCGTAGAAGCGGCAAACACGTGTATCTGCTGGATCAGCTGTTGCAATTCGAAGGGCGCGGGAAAGTCAGTCCGCATTTGGAAGAGACAGCAATCGCATTCGCAAGCCAAGGACCGTCGTACCGGGACAGCGCAAAGAGGCTGGAGCAGCTTTTGGGCTACAATGTGCTGAGCCACCAAGCGATCAGGGAAAAACTGATGGAGCGTGCGCAACAGCCGATGCCAGCGGTGAAACGGCGCGCTGCCCGCGTGCTGTTCGTGGAAGTGGATGGGCTGTACACGAAGCTGCAGCGGAGCAAAAAGCGCGGGATGGAGAACGCAATTGCAGTCGTACACGAAGGCTGGGAGAAGAACGGCAAGCGGGTACAGCTGAAGAACAAACAGCATTACCTGCATACGAGCGGCGGCGACTTCTGGGAAGGGTTCGGGGACTTTCTGGTGGAGCGTTACGAAATCGACGAGAACACGTGGCTTGTGGTGAACGGAGACGGCGCGGCGTGGATCGGGGAATGTACATCCTACTTTCACCAATGTCTGTACATGCTGGACCGCTTTCATGTGGCGCGTGATTTGAAACGCTTTGTTGGTCATTTGCCGCAGGTGTGGGAGACCGTGAGACGGTCTTTGGCCAAACAGGATGCAGCCGCGCTTATGGCGGTCCTGGAAGGCGTGTCGGAGCAAGAGATAGCGGAAGAGAACCGGAAGGATTGGAAGCCGTATAAAAGATTTCTAAAGCGGCATGAGAAGCATTTGGACGACTACCGAAAAACACTCCAGGCGAAGGGGATCGACACAAGCGGTATGCGCCCGATGGGAAGCGCGGAATCGCAGATGCGTATATTCGCCAAGCGGACGAAGCGTGGCGGGTACAGTTGGAGTGAGCGAGGCGTCAGGGCGATGCTGAGGACGATGATGAGGATTCAAGAAGCGGGCACGGTGGTAAGAACGGTTGAAGGACAAGCGAGTAAGCAGGCAACGCCGCAGCAGTCGATAAACATGCGGCAATTGCTCAAGAACGTGACGCAACCGGTCAAGGGTTGTATCGCTGGAATGATTCGCATGCTGCAAGGACCGAAGCAAAGCAGCACAACGGGTATGGCACTCAAAGCACTTCGCGGATAA